One Petrotoga miotherma DSM 10691 genomic region harbors:
- the truB gene encoding tRNA pseudouridine(55) synthase TruB, whose translation MKSGFLVINKPKGITSHDVVSIIRKKLGIRKVGHAGTLDPFATGVLVVGINKATRLLEFFQTEKKTYYVKAELGIVTDTFDIEGKVQEKNEVTQQHISNLKDICFSFVGEYLQVPPAYSAKKYKGKKLYEYAREGKIINLPPKKVKIYQLSNFSQEGQEFSFNVEVSSGTYIRSLIMDIGYALGCGAVTKELCRIKSGKFELKDSILLEEVSLEKMLKMDEALDLPYVKINNGQQVIKGYQIYKDNILEFSNFNKNDYVKIYDEKGYFLGIGKAEKKSAFLKTLFKEEERNDRIVKINKILYEVT comes from the coding sequence ATGAAAAGTGGCTTTTTAGTAATCAACAAACCAAAGGGTATTACTTCCCATGACGTTGTCTCAATAATCAGAAAAAAACTTGGAATTAGAAAGGTTGGTCATGCTGGTACTCTTGATCCCTTTGCTACTGGGGTACTAGTTGTAGGAATAAATAAAGCTACAAGACTATTAGAATTTTTTCAGACCGAAAAAAAGACATACTATGTAAAAGCTGAATTGGGGATCGTTACAGATACTTTTGATATAGAAGGAAAAGTACAAGAAAAGAACGAAGTTACTCAGCAACACATCTCTAATTTGAAAGACATATGTTTTTCATTTGTGGGGGAATATTTGCAAGTTCCTCCTGCATATTCAGCCAAAAAATATAAAGGTAAAAAGCTTTATGAATATGCGCGTGAAGGTAAAATAATTAATCTTCCTCCAAAAAAAGTAAAAATATATCAGCTTTCAAATTTTTCACAAGAAGGACAAGAATTTAGTTTTAATGTAGAAGTAAGTTCTGGAACTTATATAAGATCATTAATCATGGATATAGGATATGCTTTAGGATGTGGAGCTGTTACCAAAGAACTTTGTAGAATAAAGAGTGGTAAGTTTGAATTAAAAGATAGTATTCTGTTAGAAGAAGTTTCGTTGGAAAAAATGTTAAAAATGGATGAGGCTTTAGATCTCCCTTACGTTAAGATTAATAACGGTCAACAAGTCATTAAAGGGTACCAAATTTATAAAGATAATATTTTAGAATTTTCTAATTTCAACAAAAATGATTACGTTAAAATATACGATGAAAAAGGGTATTTTTTAGGAATAGGTAAAGCTGAAAAAAAATCAGCATTTTTAAAAACTCTCTTTAAAGAAGAAGAAAGAAACGATAGAATAGTAAAAATAAATAAAATTCTGTACGAGGTGACATAA
- a CDS encoding HDOD domain-containing protein: MNEMDIQEITKKIKELPTPDFIVQRIINIANDPYADINDLHNMIVQSPALTAKILRLSNSAYYALPKRVTKLTQAINLLGFKTVRNLALSIFTVENYFSQEIPFFNTQHFWVHLISTGVASELLAKYLNSPDKEEAFMCGVLHDLSKVVMAHIMPEVFEMVIKVAQHEKISFFQAENMLSTYSHQQIGRKLFKNWNMSDLVIETATYHDNPLESSNEEARKLLYIVNVANITTNSYFYGYSGCFDIPEVDLKVWNFLGLNYNKYSSYFEEFKDIIKRSPEFTNMKEVFDDMEVTSDGSV; the protein is encoded by the coding sequence ATGAACGAAATGGATATTCAAGAGATCACCAAAAAAATTAAAGAATTACCTACGCCTGATTTTATTGTACAAAGAATTATAAACATAGCCAACGATCCCTATGCTGATATAAATGACTTGCATAATATGATCGTTCAATCTCCTGCTTTAACTGCAAAGATTTTAAGACTATCTAATTCGGCTTATTATGCACTACCTAAGAGAGTAACGAAACTAACACAAGCGATAAATCTACTCGGGTTCAAAACGGTAAGGAATTTAGCTTTAAGTATTTTTACCGTCGAGAATTATTTTTCTCAAGAAATACCTTTTTTCAATACACAGCATTTTTGGGTTCACTTGATCTCAACTGGAGTGGCCTCAGAACTTTTAGCAAAATATCTTAATTCCCCTGATAAAGAAGAAGCCTTTATGTGTGGCGTTTTACATGATCTTAGTAAGGTAGTGATGGCACATATTATGCCTGAAGTTTTTGAGATGGTCATTAAAGTTGCTCAACACGAAAAAATTTCTTTTTTTCAGGCGGAAAATATGTTATCAACTTATTCGCATCAACAGATTGGGAGGAAGCTTTTTAAAAATTGGAATATGTCAGACTTAGTCATAGAAACCGCTACATACCATGATAATCCTTTAGAGTCTAGTAATGAAGAAGCAAGAAAATTATTGTATATTGTAAATGTTGCGAATATAACTACTAATTCATATTTTTATGGCTATTCAGGATGCTTCGATATTCCTGAGGTTGATTTAAAGGTTTGGAACTTTTTGGGATTAAATTATAATAAATATTCCAGTTATTTTGAAGAATTCAAAGATATAATTAAAAGGTCTCCTGAGTTTACGAATATGAAAGAAGTGTTCGATGATATGGAGGTGACATCTGATGGCTCAGTATAG
- the ribF gene encoding riboflavin biosynthesis protein RibF: MYALTIGIFDGVHKGHQYILKNTLQLANNLRFDPLVLMFRYPPEKYIGGFEGLILPSWRRKQICEDLGFKVEVKDLEEVWGLPHEQYLEELMKKGVKAIVCGEDFTFGKDALGDVEYLQAVSQSKGLVVKVLKDLKSQGNRVSSSAIKRELKSGNIKTANEMLGRPWTLEGTVYEDRHLGFKLGFPTANINVWEKEKIILPKFGVYIVKGYVKGRAGFLWGLMNVGLRPTFNEYKKIPKVEVYFLDFFGDLYGDYIVLDVIDFLRDEVKFKNERELIAAMEKDEDQARKIIQKHYI; the protein is encoded by the coding sequence TTGTACGCACTCACAATCGGAATCTTTGATGGTGTACATAAAGGCCATCAATATATATTGAAAAATACTCTCCAACTTGCAAATAATTTACGGTTTGACCCCTTGGTTTTGATGTTTAGATATCCTCCTGAAAAGTATATTGGAGGTTTTGAAGGCCTTATCCTTCCTAGTTGGAGAAGAAAACAAATCTGCGAAGATTTGGGATTTAAGGTTGAAGTAAAAGATTTAGAAGAAGTATGGGGATTACCCCATGAACAATATCTTGAGGAATTGATGAAAAAGGGTGTAAAAGCAATAGTGTGCGGTGAAGATTTCACCTTTGGGAAAGATGCTTTAGGCGATGTGGAATATTTACAAGCTGTTAGTCAAAGCAAAGGTTTGGTGGTCAAAGTACTGAAAGATTTAAAAAGTCAAGGAAACAGGGTTAGTTCTTCCGCAATAAAAAGAGAGCTAAAATCAGGTAATATTAAGACGGCAAATGAAATGCTTGGAAGGCCTTGGACTCTGGAAGGTACAGTCTATGAAGATAGGCATCTAGGGTTTAAACTTGGCTTTCCAACTGCAAATATTAACGTTTGGGAAAAAGAGAAAATCATATTACCAAAGTTTGGTGTTTACATTGTAAAAGGATATGTAAAGGGACGAGCAGGTTTCTTGTGGGGTTTAATGAATGTCGGTTTAAGGCCAACTTTTAACGAATATAAAAAAATCCCGAAAGTTGAAGTTTATTTTTTGGATTTTTTTGGTGATCTATATGGTGATTATATTGTTTTAGATGTAATTGATTTTTTGCGGGACGAGGTAAAATTTAAAAATGAAAGAGAATTAATTGCTGCTATGGAGAAAGATGAAGATCAAGCTAGAAAGATTATACAGAAACATTATATATAG
- the rbfA gene encoding 30S ribosome-binding factor RbfA — protein sequence MAQYRREMLESEMKKLITQGFSQLKDPRLKDKFIDINMVRLSKDKSYLDVYVSSLDEDVDAIIEILNNAKGMFRTLIAKNIKMFKAPEVRFHKDEGIEASIRINKLIEKIEKNEESK from the coding sequence ATGGCTCAGTATAGAAGAGAAATGCTTGAGTCTGAAATGAAAAAATTAATTACCCAAGGTTTTTCTCAATTAAAGGATCCTAGATTAAAAGACAAATTTATTGATATAAATATGGTACGTCTATCAAAAGATAAATCTTATTTAGATGTATATGTATCATCCCTCGATGAAGATGTTGATGCTATTATCGAAATTCTAAACAACGCAAAGGGTATGTTTAGAACTCTTATCGCAAAAAATATTAAAATGTTCAAAGCCCCCGAAGTAAGGTTCCATAAAGACGAAGGTATTGAAGCAAGTATAAGAATAAATAAACTAATAGAGAAAATAGAGAAAAACGAGGAGAGTAAATGA
- the mgtE gene encoding magnesium transporter yields the protein MKVEVKVDIKKLINEKEFKLLKELLKEQEPARIVEMIEELPQDEKIVVFRFLPKDTAAEVFSHLEKDDQMELLSLFKEDKLKEIIENMEPDDRADLLEELPANVVKRLLAHLSNEERQNTLTLLNYPEYSAGRIMNPNFLDLKENMTVKEALQHIKVEGNKKETIYTLFVIDNTRKLKGTVELKDLIFSEEDEFIKNIMNENPIYSTVYDDEEEVARIMQDYDLLAIPVTDSEKRLVGIITIDDIVDVLEESATEDIQKMAAVGVTETSYFHTSIWALIKSRVIWLGALLLFESIAVFVIEGFSDVLQKITVLAAFMPTINAIGGNTGSQMSAIVIRSMAVGDIEEDDFKKVLSKELFSGIILGIILGIIMFLRSIVNTREPLIMLSLSLSIIIVVMISNLLGAILPFFAKKIHLDPALISGPFISTLMDILSMFFYFSISALLLKDLL from the coding sequence TTGAAGGTTGAAGTAAAAGTCGATATAAAAAAATTAATAAACGAAAAAGAGTTTAAACTTCTAAAAGAGTTGTTAAAAGAACAAGAACCCGCAAGAATTGTAGAGATGATTGAAGAATTACCACAGGATGAAAAAATTGTTGTTTTCAGATTTTTGCCTAAAGACACAGCAGCAGAAGTATTTTCTCATTTAGAAAAAGACGATCAAATGGAATTACTTTCTCTCTTTAAAGAAGATAAGTTGAAAGAAATAATAGAAAATATGGAACCTGATGATAGAGCTGATCTTTTAGAAGAACTTCCTGCTAACGTAGTTAAACGTTTACTTGCCCATCTTTCTAATGAAGAGAGACAAAATACGCTTACTCTTTTGAATTATCCTGAATATTCTGCAGGAAGGATAATGAACCCGAATTTTTTGGATCTTAAAGAAAATATGACTGTGAAAGAGGCGCTTCAACATATTAAGGTTGAAGGAAATAAAAAAGAGACTATCTACACTTTGTTTGTGATAGATAACACTAGAAAATTAAAAGGGACAGTAGAATTAAAAGATTTGATTTTTTCGGAAGAAGATGAATTCATAAAAAATATTATGAATGAAAATCCAATCTATTCAACAGTTTACGATGATGAAGAAGAAGTTGCAAGGATCATGCAAGATTATGATCTTTTAGCTATTCCGGTTACAGATAGTGAAAAAAGGTTGGTCGGAATAATAACAATTGACGATATTGTGGATGTTTTAGAAGAATCAGCTACAGAAGATATCCAAAAAATGGCGGCGGTAGGAGTAACAGAAACTTCTTATTTCCATACTTCCATCTGGGCGCTTATAAAAAGCAGGGTAATCTGGCTTGGTGCCTTATTACTTTTTGAGAGTATTGCCGTCTTTGTAATTGAAGGATTTTCAGATGTTTTACAGAAAATTACTGTATTAGCGGCATTTATGCCAACTATTAACGCTATAGGAGGAAATACTGGGAGTCAAATGTCCGCTATAGTAATTAGATCAATGGCAGTTGGAGATATTGAAGAGGATGATTTTAAAAAAGTTTTAAGTAAAGAGTTGTTTTCTGGTATAATTTTAGGTATAATTTTGGGAATAATCATGTTTTTAAGATCAATTGTTAATACTCGAGAACCTTTAATTATGTTGAGTTTATCTTTGTCTATAATTATAGTAGTAATGATTTCAAATCTTTTAGGAGCCATCCTACCTTTTTTTGCAAAAAAAATACATTTAGATCCAGCCTTGATCTCTGGCCCTTTTATTTCAACTTTGATGGATATACTAAGTATGTTTTTCTATTTTTCTATTTCGGCATTACTTCTTAAAGATTTGTTGTGA